One genomic region from Paramormyrops kingsleyae isolate MSU_618 chromosome 24, PKINGS_0.4, whole genome shotgun sequence encodes:
- the tnfsf13 gene encoding tumor necrosis factor ligand superfamily member 13 — protein sequence MCGPRKGVMAPPDSPRLPGTFTPWAAWVAATCTCLGLLLLQCAHIRELRLELWELQHRVGSLCGEDAGAPPRCALDPSRCQCPVLGQDASRTKRDLTSKTPRKQRQVGQRRRAFLHLHPVSTHSYDEDDKTLVKWIVGQSQGEGLQVSGETVTVTRGGLYFIYSQVLYEDPTFVMGHVIKKYRENKESSLMKCVKWMPRNNSEALNTCYTAGGHNLESGSVLELSIPRKDAGIGLLPHATFLGIYKI from the exons ATGTGCGGTCCGAGGAAAGGGGTCATGGCGCCCCCTGATTCGCCACGTTTACCGGGCACATTTACGCCATGGGCCGCCTGGGTGGCCGCCACCTGCACCTGCCTTGGTCTGCTTCTCTTACAATGCGCCCACATCCGGGAACTTCGGCTGGAGCTGTGGGAGCTGCAGCACCGCGTCGGGTCTCTGTGTGGCGAGGATGCGGGCGCGCCGCCGCGCTGCGCCCTAG ACCCGAGCAGATGCCAGTGCCCAGTTCTTGGTCAGGATGCCAGCCGGACAAAGAGAGACCTTACCTCTAAAACACCGCGTAAGCAGCGCCAGGTGGGACAAA GGCGGCGTGCGTTTCTGCACCTTCATCCTGTCTCGACCCATTCCTATG ACGAAGATGACAAGACGCTGGTGAAATGGATTGTGGGACAGAGTCAAGGTGAGGGACTGCAGGTATCTGGGGAAACCGTTACCGTGACGAGAGGAGGGCTTTACTTCATCTACAGTCAG GTCTTGTATGAGGACCCCACGTTCGTCATGGGCCACGTGATCAAGAAGTACCGCGAAAACAAGGAGAGCAGCTTGATGAAGTGCGTTAAGTGGATGCCCAGGAACAACAGCGAAGCGCTCAACACCTGCTACACTGCTG GTGGCCACAATCTGGAGTCGGGCTCCGTCCTGGAGCTCTCAATTCCCCGAAAGGATGCAGGTATTGGCCTCCTTCCCCACGCCACCTTCCTGGGCATCTACAAGATCTGA